From the genome of Mycoplasma crocodyli MP145:
CTTATAATTAATTCTCAATCTCATTGATCTACGTAATAAGAATGTTTATAATCGGGTTCTTCTTCTCTTCGAATAGCATTCATATCAGTTCATAATCCTTCATATTCATCGAAAGAATATTTATCTAAAGCCATTCTTTTTCACTTTGCTAAAGAGTGAATTATTTCATGAGAAAAGTCGATGTTTTTTGGAAAAAATCTTACAGGTTCCTCTCCTGAAAGACTGTCATTAATTCTTGAATCAGTCCTCAAAAATAATGGTGCCGAAACTCTTGTTAAGTTTAAATTTTTGTTAAGTTGTTTTGTAAAAGAAAATTTTAGATCTTGAATTGCTAATTGTGTTTCTTTGATATTTAATTTTTGGTTGTACATTTTACTCCTTAAAATTGATATTCTAATTTTAACAAAATAAAAAAATGACCTAAGCCATTTCCTCTTCTTTTTGCAATTTCTTTTTATCTAAGTTGTTATAGTATAACGTAGCAACATATTGATACGAATAAATTGCAAGTGAAATACTTTGTCAAATCAATGCCCCAATTAAGTCGTAAATTGGATTTCCGGCATTCGAAACCTTAATAATATTTCCTACTCAAAAAACAATTCAAACAATATTATTGATTGTAAATAAGAATATCATTCAATGTGAAACACCTTTTCAATTTTTCGTTTTTATTGATTGTATTAACTGTGGTACAAAGGCAAAAGTTGTTAATGAAGGAGCTATAAGCGAAAAAACTAAAGCTTGTTGAGATGTTATTCTTATTGTGCTTGATAATGATCAAATAAGAATAAGTGCTATTGAAACTAATCAAGTTAGAATAATAAAACCGCCAGCAATCAATTTCTTTGTTAAATTTATTTCTTTTTTATAGTGATATAACAAGTACATCATAACTCCATTGATAAATATAGAAATTCCATCTGCAATAATTACATTAAGAAGCATATATGGATTTTCTTTTGTTGAAAAGGCACCATAAACTAATCAAAGCATAATTCCTAAATGGAATATTCAAAAGGAAATAAAGTTTACATTTCCTGTTTTTTTATCTCTTATAAGTTTAATTAACTGTGGAATACTAAGAGATGTAGTAATAACAACAGTTATCCAAGAAGAGATAGTTATTAATAAGTCTAAATTCATAACATAAATTTTAATAGAT
Proteins encoded in this window:
- a CDS encoding PQ-loop domain-containing transporter; the protein is MNLDLLITISSWITVVITTSLSIPQLIKLIRDKKTGNVNFISFWIFHLGIMLWLVYGAFSTKENPYMLLNVIIADGISIFINGVMMYLLYHYKKEINLTKKLIAGGFIILTWLVSIALILIWSLSSTIRITSQQALVFSLIAPSLTTFAFVPQLIQSIKTKNWKGVSHWMIFLFTINNIVWIVFWVGNIIKVSNAGNPIYDLIGALIWQSISLAIYSYQYVATLYYNNLDKKKLQKEEEMA